The genomic interval TGATATCCACTGGAAGCCCCGCTGAATGCGGGGCTTTTTTTTAAAAAAAAAGAGCCAATAATTTATTTAGGATCATTTTGTGGGAATCAAAACCCGCCTATTTTTGTAACCCACTTCCATTTTTCTACCTGAGAACCAGATCCCCTCCCTTTTTGAAATACCACTGATACCCCCTGAAGGCTGTATTATCATTTGTCATTAAATATGTGGTATGAAAAAAAATCTACGTTTATTTCTGTTTGTTCTTTTTATGGGTATGGGTTTGGCTGTATTTGCCCAACCCCAGTTTAGTTGGGCTGGTTTTCCCAATGGCGGTTTGACATTTAGCAACACTTCTGCCGGTGTAACCCTGAATCTTCAGATAACGGGCAACCAGCAGTTCATTAACAACCGTCCCAGCTACAATGCTTTCAATGTGGCCGAGCTCACCACTCAGGTGGATTGGACCTCATCTGCCAACTCACTCACGTATGCCTTTACACTGAGCGCACCTTTGATCGGTGTGAACTTTCGTCTGTATGATGTGGACCAAAATACAGGTGTAGGCTGGGATGATCGTATCACGATCGTGGGGGTCAATAATGCGGGTCAAACTGTTTATCCATTGATACTTCCAGCTTCTTATCAGGCTGTAAGTGGTGTCAACAATAATATTCTCGAGGGAAATGCGGATAATATTTTCTTTGACCTCAATTATGCCACTGTCACTTTTGGCAACCAAAATGTAAAATCCTTTACCGTAGTTTATTCTTGTGGAGCGCAATCGCCTGCCAACCCCAATCAACAATGGATGGGGATTGGCGCTGTAGGTTCGTTGGCATTGGCTACCCTTCCGGTTAACCTGACCGGATTTACCGCTAAGGCTGTTGGTTATGATGCCCGTTTGCAATGGGAAACCGAAGCCCAGGTGAATTTTGATCATTTCGAGATCGAACGTTCAGCATCCGGAACCGGTTCATTTGAAGTAATCGGACTGGTGGCTGGAAATAATGGTGCAGCAGGTTCTTATACATATGCTGATGTAAATGTTGGTCGTCAATTGACCACAGGTTATTATCGGTTGAAAATGGTCGATCGTGATGGTCGTTTTGAGTATAGCCGTGTAGCCTTTGTTCGTTTTGGAAAAGGCCTGTCTGTAGATGTTCGACCCACGTTATTGTCCGCCGGTGAATCCATTGTGGTCAACCTGGCTGGAGATCCTGGTCGTGGTGTTGACATCCTGTTGTATAACGCCACCGGTCAGGTACTGGAAACCCGCCGCAATGTGGTATCCAACCGCACCGAACTCTCTACCAGCTCATTACATCGTGGTTTATACATTGTACAGGTAGTGGAAGCCGGAAATACCCATACTTATAAGGTCACCCTTCAATAATTTTTTAGAACCAATTGCTTTTGAGAAAAGGTCCCCACAAAGGGACCTTTTTATTTTGTTTACTATCAACACCTTAGAAATAAAATAGGAGAAAATACGTAATATTTTACGTAGTTTTTCTCGCAAAACTTGCATAGTAAAAAAACCAAGTATATTTTTGTTCTCGTTAGTAAATACCCCGAGACGCTTCGGGAACCAAGGTCCAGATCCAGTGAAGAGCTATTGATACTAAGTTTTTAATTCGTAATACCCTGATCATGAAAGTGAAAACGCTGCAATACCGCAGCCTGGCCAAATTGGTCATTCTCTGCGCATCTGTGTTTGGTTTTTCCACCAATACATATTCTCAACTTTATAAAGGCCGTGACGGTGCGGAATCGTATACTACAGCTGGTTCTTATGTACTGAACAGGTATTCTGCCCTGGGCGCCTCTGTTTCTGCGGGCGCATTTTCCCTCACGGTGAGTGATATGAGCGAACTCAACGGCTCGCTTTCCTTTGCCAAATCGGTGAACCCTTTTGCCAATGATGCCCTGAGCAATGGTGACCTTGTCCTGATCATTCAAATGCAGGGTGCGGATATTACCACTACCAATAACAGTAGTTATGGTACGATCCTGAATTATAATAACACCGGAAACTATGAATTGAAAACTGTTTATAATGTTTCTGGAAATACCATTTATTTCTGTGATGGATTGACTCGTAGTTATACACAGAGTGGACGCAGCCGGGCACAGGTTGTCCGCATTCCCCGATTGACCACGCTTTCGGTGGCAAGTGGAGTGATCATAACAGGAAATGCGTGGAATGGTACCACAGGGGGTATCGTTGCCCTGGAGATGTATAACAATACAACGCTGGATGGTAGTATATCGGCTTCTGAGATCGGCTTTCGGGGTGGAGTAGATGTAAATAATGTATCCATCGCTTCTGGAAGTGCCAATAACACAGTATATGTAAGTAGTTCTTCGGTGAACAATGATGCGGCAAAAGGAGAAAGCATTGTTGGTAACCAAACTGATTATGAAAGCTTAGGTGGTTCATTGGGTCGTGGTGCTCCAGCCAATGGCGGAGGCGGTGGTAATGGCCATAACGCCGGTGGTGGTGGTGGTTCAAATGCCGGTACCAATGGAAGTTTAACGCCTTATAATGGAACAGGTGTCAAGAATACCGGTTCGGGTTGGGCAGCTGCCTGGGAATTGGAGTATGCAGGTTTCTCCACCGATGTTTCGGTAGGCGGAGGACGTGGAGGTTATTCCTTTTCCAGTTCCAATCAGGATGCCCTGACCTATGGTCCTGGAAATGCAATATGGGGTGGAGACAGCCGCAAGAACATTGGCGGATTTGGTGGCCGTCCCTTGGATTATAACGGTAATACACGACTATTTTTAGGAGGCGGTGGTGGTGCCGGTGACGGTAACAACTCCGCGAGTGGAAATGGAGGAAATGGCGGTGGTATCGTCTTCCTGCTAAGTAATGGCAGTATCTCTGGTACGGGAAGCATTTCAGCCAATGGCCAAAATGGTTATTCTACCAGCGGTTCCTATATTGATGCGGGTGGTGGTGCCGGAGGCGGTGGTGCCATTCAGGTACTGTCACAGGGTACCATAACAGGTATCAGTATGTCGGCCACTGGTGGTGTGGGAGGTAATCAAACCTATCTTACCGGTGAGGCAGAAGGACCTGGCGGTGGCGGTGGTGGTGGTTATATTGCCACAACAACTACCAGTGTGGCGCGTAGTGTGGCTGGTGGTGTAAATGGACTCTCTTATTCAACACATGTTTCAGAATTTACACCCAATGGTGCCACCCGTGGTGCAGGGGGTGTAACAACGATAAGAAGCTTTGCTGATGTGAATGCCTGTAACGAGGTTGGTTTTATCCTTCCCCTGAACCTGGTTTCTTTTGAAGCCGTGCGAAATGGCCAACAGGTAAACCTTCAGTGGAATACCGATAATGAACGGAATATGGCGGGTTTTGAGATCCAGCGCAGTTATGATGGGGTGGAGTTTTCCGGCATAGGCACACAGGCTTCGGCCCCCAATGCCAATGGTATCGGACGCTATTATTATACAGATAGCAAGGCGGATACAAGGTCGGCCAGGATCTATTACCGGATCAAAATGATCGAACAGAATGGTTCTGCTCAATATTCTCCGGTGAAAATGGTGCAAAACACTACTGTATCCGGCATGAGTATCTCTGTCTATCCGAATCCTGTAAATGATCAGATTTCAGTAACAAGACCTGCCAACTGGCAGCAAAGCAGCCTGCAGTACGATCTTTTCAATACCAGTGGGCATGTGGTCAAAACCTTCCGTCGCAACGAAGGGGGCATGACCGATCAGCTCCAGGTTGGAGAACTCTCCAAGGGTGTTTATATCCTCCGGATATCAAATGGAACAGAGACCCAGAGCCAGCGGATCATCAAATTGTAAGCAACAGTACCTACTATACGGACCCGTCCCGCGACCCTTGTTGCGGGACTTTTTTTGTCCGCTCACGACCGGAAGGATGAAATTTTGCGCAACAAAAGCATGGGATTTTACGATGCAACAAGGAATTTTTTCCGAAAAACTATTTTTTAACTATCTGAAAATCTTCACTTTGTAAAACTACATGTAAAAAATACGGTCTTTTTATGTAGAAATCCCCTGCAAAACTTGCATCGTAAAAAAACGCAGTATACTTTTACACCATCAACGAAGAAATACGGCCACCATCCGCTTCTTCTTCCGATCCGAGAGAAAGACCAGTGAAAAAAGTTTTTGATTCGTAACACCCTAGAAGATGAAAACAATTGTACCCACAAGGATGCTCTCCTTTATTGTTGCAGTACTTGCAACAGTATTAACCACCTCAAATATTTCGGGTCAAACCGTTAGTACCTCAAGTGAGTTGCTAACCAATGGTCTGCGCTTCGAAAACTATACGGTGCTCTCCGGGAATCCTGGTGATGAAGGAACCGTGTACAGTTTCCCCGATGTTTTCACCGATGTGGACGCTACTGTTACAATCGATAGCCTCGTGAATGGAGCCAGAGTGAATAATATTGATGATAACTCCAATGGATTGGGCTATAAGGGTGCTTTTCAACCTTACATTCGTAGTGGTGGTGTGATCGGTTACTCTTATGTTGTCTTTAGTTTCCGCTTTTATAAGAAAGGCA from Chitinophagales bacterium carries:
- a CDS encoding T9SS type A sorting domain-containing protein, which produces MKKNLRLFLFVLFMGMGLAVFAQPQFSWAGFPNGGLTFSNTSAGVTLNLQITGNQQFINNRPSYNAFNVAELTTQVDWTSSANSLTYAFTLSAPLIGVNFRLYDVDQNTGVGWDDRITIVGVNNAGQTVYPLILPASYQAVSGVNNNILEGNADNIFFDLNYATVTFGNQNVKSFTVVYSCGAQSPANPNQQWMGIGAVGSLALATLPVNLTGFTAKAVGYDARLQWETEAQVNFDHFEIERSASGTGSFEVIGLVAGNNGAAGSYTYADVNVGRQLTTGYYRLKMVDRDGRFEYSRVAFVRFGKGLSVDVRPTLLSAGESIVVNLAGDPGRGVDILLYNATGQVLETRRNVVSNRTELSTSSLHRGLYIVQVVEAGNTHTYKVTLQ
- a CDS encoding T9SS type A sorting domain-containing protein, with amino-acid sequence MKVKTLQYRSLAKLVILCASVFGFSTNTYSQLYKGRDGAESYTTAGSYVLNRYSALGASVSAGAFSLTVSDMSELNGSLSFAKSVNPFANDALSNGDLVLIIQMQGADITTTNNSSYGTILNYNNTGNYELKTVYNVSGNTIYFCDGLTRSYTQSGRSRAQVVRIPRLTTLSVASGVIITGNAWNGTTGGIVALEMYNNTTLDGSISASEIGFRGGVDVNNVSIASGSANNTVYVSSSSVNNDAAKGESIVGNQTDYESLGGSLGRGAPANGGGGGNGHNAGGGGGSNAGTNGSLTPYNGTGVKNTGSGWAAAWELEYAGFSTDVSVGGGRGGYSFSSSNQDALTYGPGNAIWGGDSRKNIGGFGGRPLDYNGNTRLFLGGGGGAGDGNNSASGNGGNGGGIVFLLSNGSISGTGSISANGQNGYSTSGSYIDAGGGAGGGGAIQVLSQGTITGISMSATGGVGGNQTYLTGEAEGPGGGGGGGYIATTTTSVARSVAGGVNGLSYSTHVSEFTPNGATRGAGGVTTIRSFADVNACNEVGFILPLNLVSFEAVRNGQQVNLQWNTDNERNMAGFEIQRSYDGVEFSGIGTQASAPNANGIGRYYYTDSKADTRSARIYYRIKMIEQNGSAQYSPVKMVQNTTVSGMSISVYPNPVNDQISVTRPANWQQSSLQYDLFNTSGHVVKTFRRNEGGMTDQLQVGELSKGVYILRISNGTETQSQRIIKL